The following coding sequences lie in one Segnochrobactrum spirostomi genomic window:
- a CDS encoding ABC transporter substrate-binding protein, protein MCWEGYNAPAILDPFQKANDVQISVDLITDSAGGFAKLAAGAYRAFDLVSSDSPWIARMGPAGIDRFIDDAEFADQYAEFYPQFRAPFAPLQYEGKATGLPTRWGWVGPTVNTKFDKLETWSSYAPVFDPAYRDKICLLDWGDWPIMPLALYAGVNPYKELDKNELDEVRKVLRAAFKNTRAIVGDLAIAQKGLLDGSFRCLIGGGSYCTSSLRLAGHDYVQSIVPEPRNGLKQGIIWMEATGLLDNGNDPTLAKKFLKYIVSPDVAVKLAITEATCNLVPNQKAEALFTPEQKSALQMDYMWHAWDNSLFHTIAPNIDDMLAIWQEELAAR, encoded by the coding sequence ATGTGCTGGGAGGGCTACAACGCCCCGGCGATCCTCGATCCCTTCCAGAAGGCGAACGACGTCCAGATCTCGGTCGATCTGATCACCGATTCCGCCGGCGGCTTCGCCAAGCTCGCGGCCGGTGCCTACCGTGCCTTCGACCTCGTGTCTTCGGACAGCCCCTGGATCGCCCGCATGGGTCCGGCCGGCATCGACCGCTTCATCGACGATGCCGAGTTCGCCGACCAATATGCCGAGTTCTATCCGCAGTTCCGCGCGCCGTTCGCGCCGCTGCAATACGAGGGCAAGGCGACCGGCCTGCCGACGCGCTGGGGCTGGGTCGGCCCGACCGTGAACACCAAGTTCGACAAGCTCGAGACCTGGTCGAGCTACGCTCCCGTCTTCGATCCGGCCTACCGCGACAAGATCTGCCTGCTCGATTGGGGTGATTGGCCGATCATGCCGCTCGCCCTCTATGCCGGCGTGAACCCCTACAAGGAGCTCGATAAGAACGAGCTCGACGAAGTCCGCAAGGTGCTGCGCGCGGCGTTCAAGAACACCCGCGCCATCGTCGGCGATCTCGCCATCGCCCAGAAGGGCCTGCTCGACGGCTCGTTCCGCTGCCTGATCGGCGGCGGCTCCTACTGCACCTCGTCGCTGCGCCTCGCCGGCCACGATTATGTGCAGTCGATCGTGCCGGAGCCCCGCAACGGGCTGAAGCAGGGCATCATCTGGATGGAGGCGACCGGCCTCCTCGACAACGGCAACGACCCGACGCTCGCCAAGAAGTTCCTGAAATACATCGTCTCGCCAGACGTCGCGGTGAAGCTCGCGATCACCGAGGCGACCTGCAATCTGGTGCCGAACCAGAAGGCGGAAGCGCTGTTCACGCCGGAGCAGAAGAGCGCGTTGCAGATGGATTATATGTGGCACGCCTGGGACAACAGCCTGTTCCACACGATCGCGCCGAACATCGACGACATGCTGGCGATCTGGCAGGAAGAACTCGCGGCCCGCTGA
- a CDS encoding LysR family transcriptional regulator: MADAPLDDLHAFAAVARARGFRGAAVAEGVSASALSEAVRRLETRLGVRLLNRTTRSVAPTEAGLRLLERLTPALDEIAAALDGINSVRARPSGTLRLNVPVIVSRFVLPPIVGGFLSAYPDITLDVMAEDSFVDILAAGFDAGVRYDERLELDMIAVPIGPRTQRYVAAASPAYLAAHGPPNHPGDLVGHACIRHRFPGRASPAWEFERGDEIVRVSVQGPLVASTLDLQIAAAVAGLGILYSFEDALAPEIAAGRLVPVLEDWWQSFSGPYLYYAGRRYLPAPLRAFVDYVRVLPASAAG, from the coding sequence ATGGCCGACGCCCCGCTCGACGATCTCCACGCCTTCGCTGCCGTCGCCCGCGCCCGCGGCTTTCGCGGCGCGGCTGTTGCGGAAGGCGTCTCTGCCTCCGCGTTGAGCGAAGCGGTGCGTCGGCTCGAGACGCGGCTCGGCGTCCGCCTGCTCAACCGCACGACCCGCTCCGTCGCCCCGACGGAGGCAGGTCTCCGGCTGCTCGAACGTTTGACGCCCGCGCTCGACGAGATCGCCGCCGCGCTCGACGGGATCAACAGCGTCCGGGCGCGCCCGAGCGGCACCCTGCGGCTCAACGTGCCGGTGATCGTGTCGCGCTTCGTGCTGCCGCCGATCGTCGGCGGATTTCTGAGCGCCTATCCGGACATCACCCTCGACGTCATGGCGGAGGACAGCTTCGTCGATATTCTCGCCGCCGGCTTCGACGCGGGCGTGCGTTATGACGAACGGCTCGAGCTCGACATGATCGCGGTGCCGATCGGCCCGCGCACCCAGCGTTATGTGGCGGCGGCGTCCCCGGCTTATCTCGCGGCGCATGGCCCGCCGAACCATCCCGGCGACCTCGTCGGACATGCCTGCATCCGCCACCGCTTTCCGGGCCGGGCGAGCCCGGCATGGGAGTTCGAGCGGGGCGACGAGATCGTGCGGGTGAGCGTCCAGGGACCGCTCGTCGCCTCGACGCTCGATCTTCAGATCGCCGCGGCCGTCGCCGGCCTCGGCATCCTCTATTCGTTCGAGGATGCGCTCGCGCCGGAGATCGCGGCGGGCCGGCTGGTGCCGGTGCTGGAGGACTGGTGGCAGTCCTTTTCAGGGCCCTATCTCTATTATGCGGGGCGGCGTTATCTGCCCGCCCCGCTTCGCGCTTTCGTCGATTATGTGCGGGTGCTTCCCGCCTCCGCGGCCGGGTGA
- a CDS encoding sugar transferase gives MRARAALIQTPWRAVPRDRARSAAAKRFLDLVGASVGLVLLALPMLLLALAIRLDSPGPALFRQARTGCGGRPFVIWKFRTMRHAGRDPGSPTVVTRLGAFLRPRGLDELPQLVNVLAGDMSLVGPRPHAIEEDACLADLLPRYRDRQRALPGISGWAQVQGWRGPAPEPEAMAERLRHDLWYVEHRTLALDLHIIGRSLALVVRGRMRG, from the coding sequence ATGAGGGCCCGGGCGGCACTCATTCAGACGCCTTGGCGCGCCGTTCCGCGAGACCGAGCGCGGTCGGCGGCGGCGAAGCGTTTTCTGGACCTCGTCGGGGCGAGCGTCGGCCTCGTGCTGCTCGCTTTGCCGATGCTGCTCCTCGCCCTCGCGATCCGGCTCGACAGCCCCGGCCCGGCGCTGTTCAGGCAGGCGCGGACGGGATGCGGCGGGCGACCCTTCGTGATCTGGAAGTTCCGGACGATGCGGCACGCCGGCCGAGATCCGGGGAGCCCGACGGTCGTCACCCGGCTCGGCGCCTTTCTGCGGCCGCGGGGCCTCGACGAACTGCCGCAACTCGTCAACGTTCTCGCCGGCGACATGTCGCTCGTCGGCCCGCGTCCCCACGCGATCGAGGAAGACGCCTGCCTCGCAGACCTGCTCCCCCGCTATCGCGATCGGCAGCGGGCTCTGCCCGGCATCAGCGGGTGGGCTCAGGTCCAAGGCTGGCGCGGCCCCGCGCCCGAACCGGAGGCGATGGCCGAACGCCTGCGCCACGATCTCTGGTATGTCGAGCATCGCACCTTGGCGCTCGATCTTCACATCATCGGCCGCAGCCTCGCTCTTGTCGTACGGGGCCGAATGCGCGGATGA
- a CDS encoding aldo/keto reductase encodes MKTRQLGKTGPVVSAFALGCMGMSDGVYGPADRAESIATIHAALDASVTLFDTGDFYAMGDNEMLVAEALRGIARDRYVLSVKFGAQRDPTGQWLGYALTPAAIKTALAYSLKRLGTEYIDIYRPARLPPAPTSRR; translated from the coding sequence ATGAAGACCCGCCAACTCGGAAAGACCGGACCCGTCGTGTCCGCCTTCGCCCTCGGCTGCATGGGCATGTCGGACGGCGTCTATGGTCCGGCCGACCGCGCCGAGAGCATCGCCACGATCCACGCCGCGCTCGATGCCAGCGTCACCCTGTTCGACACCGGCGATTTCTACGCCATGGGAGACAACGAGATGCTCGTCGCCGAAGCGCTTCGCGGCATCGCCCGCGACCGCTACGTGCTCAGCGTCAAGTTCGGCGCACAGCGCGACCCGACCGGCCAATGGCTGGGCTATGCCCTGACCCCCGCAGCGATCAAGACGGCCCTCGCCTATTCGCTCAAGCGCCTCGGCACCGAATACATCGATATCTACAGGCCGGCCCGCCTGCCGCCCGCACCGACGTCGAGGCGGTGA
- a CDS encoding ABC transporter permease, with the protein MAWIRFRFRLQTFFRALTFAPLLFPQLLLGVVMLLWFSVLGQWLGFTTGLASVVIGHIVYITPFTLVIVAVQVYGFDETLEDAARDAGASGWVVFREITLPLLWPGIFSAASFAFLLSWGNFYISYSLGGTIRTLPTFVYSGIAVGSSPIYPALATLNFIPALVLVVVADVVRRRAARRNRLAEPA; encoded by the coding sequence ATCGCCTGGATCCGCTTCCGCTTCCGGCTGCAGACCTTCTTCCGCGCCCTCACCTTCGCGCCGCTGCTCTTTCCGCAGCTCCTGCTCGGCGTGGTGATGCTGCTGTGGTTCTCGGTGCTCGGCCAATGGCTCGGCTTCACCACCGGGCTCGCGAGCGTCGTCATCGGCCACATCGTCTACATCACGCCGTTCACGCTGGTGATCGTGGCGGTGCAGGTCTACGGCTTCGACGAGACGCTGGAAGACGCCGCGCGCGATGCCGGTGCGAGCGGGTGGGTCGTGTTCCGCGAGATCACGCTGCCGCTGCTGTGGCCCGGGATCTTCTCGGCGGCGAGCTTCGCCTTCCTGCTGTCGTGGGGAAATTTCTACATTTCCTACAGCCTCGGCGGCACGATCCGTACGCTGCCGACCTTCGTCTATAGCGGCATCGCGGTTGGCTCCTCGCCGATCTATCCCGCGCTCGCCACGCTGAACTTCATTCCGGCGCTGGTGCTGGTGGTGGTCGCGGACGTCGTGCGCCGTCGCGCCGCCCGCCGTAACCGCCTCGCCGAACCGGCCTGA
- a CDS encoding iron-containing alcohol dehydrogenase encodes MRFGAGRIAELAAAVAELGARRPLVVTDRGLADLPLTARVMDVLAAGGVTAALFSDVKPNPTGGNVAAGVAALKAGGHDLVVALGGGSALDAAKAIALMATQSRPMWDFEDIGDNWKRVDTSALIPVIAIPTTAGTGSELGRSSVITHETEGRKVIVFHPRMMPNIVFMDAELTLGLPAKVTAATGMDALSHALEAYSAPTFHPMAEGVALNAMRLIKEHLPRAVADGSDIEARSQMLIASGMGCVALQKGLGAIHALAHPLGALHDAHHGLLNAVLMPYVVAFNRPAVEDKLTALARILDLPAHDGDAVIQWIVRLRDGLGIGATLGDIGLHDIDRDKVVEMALADPCAGGNPIALDTANLRGLLDRAIDGRL; translated from the coding sequence GTGCGCTTCGGCGCGGGGCGGATCGCCGAACTCGCCGCCGCGGTCGCCGAGCTCGGAGCGCGCCGTCCGCTCGTCGTCACCGACCGCGGCCTCGCCGATCTGCCGCTCACCGCCCGGGTCATGGACGTGCTCGCGGCGGGTGGCGTCACGGCTGCGCTCTTCTCGGACGTCAAGCCGAACCCGACCGGCGGCAACGTCGCGGCGGGCGTCGCGGCCCTGAAAGCCGGCGGCCACGATCTCGTCGTGGCGCTGGGCGGCGGCAGTGCCCTCGACGCGGCGAAGGCGATCGCCCTGATGGCGACCCAGAGCCGCCCGATGTGGGACTTCGAAGACATCGGTGACAACTGGAAGCGGGTCGATACCAGCGCCCTGATCCCCGTCATCGCGATCCCGACGACCGCCGGCACCGGCTCCGAGCTCGGCCGCTCCTCGGTCATCACCCACGAAACCGAGGGGCGGAAGGTCATCGTCTTCCATCCCCGGATGATGCCGAACATCGTCTTCATGGACGCCGAGCTCACCCTCGGCCTGCCGGCCAAGGTGACGGCCGCGACCGGGATGGACGCGCTCTCGCACGCCCTCGAAGCCTACAGCGCGCCGACCTTCCACCCGATGGCCGAGGGCGTCGCGCTCAATGCGATGCGGCTCATCAAGGAGCACCTGCCGCGCGCCGTCGCGGACGGCTCCGACATCGAGGCACGGTCGCAGATGCTGATCGCCTCCGGCATGGGCTGCGTGGCGCTGCAGAAGGGGCTCGGTGCCATCCACGCCCTCGCCCATCCGCTCGGCGCCCTCCACGACGCCCATCATGGCCTGCTCAACGCGGTGCTGATGCCCTATGTCGTCGCCTTCAACCGTCCGGCGGTCGAGGACAAGCTGACCGCGCTCGCCCGCATCCTCGACCTGCCGGCCCACGACGGCGACGCGGTGATCCAATGGATCGTCCGGCTGCGCGACGGGCTCGGCATCGGCGCCACCCTCGGCGACATCGGCCTTCACGACATCGACCGCGACAAGGTGGTCGAGATGGCGCTCGCCGACCCGTGCGCCGGCGGCAACCCGATCGCCCTCGACACGGCGAACCTCCGGGGCCTGCTCGACCGGGCGATCGACGGCCGCCTCTGA
- a CDS encoding aldo/keto reductase — MIGTLAELAKAGHIRHIGLSEVGAQTIRRAAAVHPIVDLQIEYSLLSRGIEDEILPTLRDLGIDVTAYGILARHARRPLAAGRLRRRRLPAHSPRFEGENGAANLALVEALRAVAEAKGLPMSQAAIAWALAQGDDIVPLIGARRPAQLTDALAALDVRLSAEDLAAIEHAVPKGAARGDRYHAQAMADLDSERR; from the coding sequence GTGATCGGCACCCTCGCCGAACTCGCCAAGGCGGGGCACATCCGCCATATCGGCTTGTCGGAGGTCGGCGCGCAAACGATCCGCCGCGCGGCGGCGGTGCACCCGATCGTCGATCTCCAGATCGAATATTCGCTGCTCTCGCGCGGCATCGAGGACGAGATCCTCCCCACCCTGCGCGATCTCGGCATCGACGTCACGGCCTACGGCATCCTCGCGCGGCATGCTCGGCGGCCGTTGGCGGCCGGGCGGCTACGGCGCCGGAGACTACCCGCCCACAGCCCGCGCTTCGAGGGCGAGAACGGCGCGGCGAACCTCGCGCTCGTGGAGGCGCTGCGTGCCGTCGCCGAGGCGAAAGGCCTGCCGATGTCCCAAGCTGCGATCGCCTGGGCCCTCGCCCAAGGCGACGACATCGTGCCCCTAATCGGCGCCCGCCGGCCCGCCCAACTCACCGACGCCCTCGCCGCGCTCGACGTCCGGCTCTCCGCCGAAGACCTCGCCGCGATCGAGCACGCCGTCCCGAAGGGCGCCGCGCGCGGCGACCGCTATCACGCTCAGGCGATGGCCGATCTCGACAGCGAACGCCGCTGA
- a CDS encoding ABC transporter ATP-binding protein, which produces MPSPIIEASAIVKDYGPFRALHSVSLEVGAGEFVALVGPSGCGKTTLLKIVAGFEQPTGGTLKIEGRDMNDVPAAKRPTRMVFQKLALFPHKTVRDNIGFPLKLAKVPAAEAETRIRAMLELMHLKTAYLDRFPAQLSGGEQQRVALARALVSQPGVLLLDEPMSALDAKLKKSLQAELKNLHRNLGTSFVLVTHDLEEAMMLADRICVMRAGNVVQIGTPSEIYYRPADSFVASFIGDTNLFPVRIDAGPGDDIAFGSPIISCTGALVSKAQATSAVTGPSALLLVRPEALRFAGANEPQPFATLAGHVEEFFVKGASIQYRVRVEGHPVPVVMDLPGTPNLPAAVGEAVTIGFDRSDIVLIRE; this is translated from the coding sequence TTGCCGAGCCCCATCATCGAAGCGTCCGCCATCGTCAAGGATTACGGCCCCTTCCGTGCGCTCCATTCGGTGTCGCTCGAGGTCGGCGCGGGCGAATTCGTCGCGCTCGTCGGCCCGTCCGGCTGCGGCAAGACCACGCTCCTCAAGATCGTCGCCGGCTTCGAGCAGCCGACCGGCGGCACGCTGAAGATCGAGGGGCGCGACATGAACGACGTGCCGGCGGCCAAGCGGCCGACCCGCATGGTGTTCCAGAAGCTCGCGCTGTTTCCCCATAAGACGGTGCGCGACAATATCGGCTTTCCGCTGAAGCTCGCGAAGGTGCCCGCCGCCGAGGCGGAGACGCGCATCCGCGCCATGTTGGAACTGATGCACCTGAAGACGGCCTATCTCGACCGCTTCCCGGCGCAGCTTTCGGGCGGCGAGCAGCAGCGTGTCGCGCTGGCCCGCGCCCTCGTCTCCCAACCCGGCGTGCTCCTCCTCGACGAGCCGATGAGCGCCCTCGACGCCAAGCTCAAGAAGTCGCTTCAGGCGGAACTGAAGAACCTGCACCGCAATCTCGGCACCTCGTTCGTGCTCGTCACCCACGATCTCGAAGAGGCGATGATGCTCGCCGACCGCATCTGCGTGATGCGCGCCGGCAACGTCGTCCAGATCGGCACGCCGTCCGAGATCTATTATCGCCCGGCGGATTCGTTCGTGGCGAGCTTCATCGGCGACACCAACCTGTTCCCCGTGCGCATCGATGCGGGGCCGGGCGACGACATCGCCTTCGGCTCGCCGATCATCTCCTGCACCGGCGCGCTCGTTTCCAAGGCGCAGGCGACGAGCGCCGTGACGGGCCCGAGCGCCCTCCTCCTGGTGCGCCCCGAAGCGCTCCGCTTCGCCGGCGCGAACGAGCCCCAGCCCTTCGCCACGCTCGCGGGGCATGTCGAGGAATTCTTCGTCAAAGGCGCCTCGATCCAATATCGCGTCCGGGTCGAGGGGCACCCCGTCCCGGTCGTGATGGACCTGCCGGGCACGCCGAACCTGCCGGCCGCCGTCGGCGAGGCCGTGACGATCGGCTTCGACCGGTCCGACATCGTGCTCATCCGGGAGTGA
- a CDS encoding twin-arginine translocation signal domain-containing protein has translation MTKDDPNTPNAMKSPLSRRTVLKGMGAGAALAAGGVLPGAFQGAAPLSR, from the coding sequence GTGACGAAAGACGATCCCAACACCCCGAATGCGATGAAGTCCCCGCTGTCCCGCCGCACCGTGCTGAAGGGCATGGGCGCCGGCGCGGCGCTTGCGGCCGGCGGCGTGCTGCCGGGCGCGTTCCAGGGCGCCGCGCCGCTCAGTCGCTGA
- a CDS encoding type II toxin-antitoxin system TacA family antitoxin, whose translation MEARIPVEIYDQMQRAARLRGMTLTGYLIATAGEDARRVIEDAEILRLAREDQIRFAEALIDPPAPNARLSRAAKRHADLIERR comes from the coding sequence TTGGAGGCGCGCATTCCGGTCGAGATCTACGACCAGATGCAGCGCGCCGCGCGACTTCGCGGCATGACCCTCACGGGCTATCTGATCGCAACCGCTGGGGAGGATGCACGGCGCGTCATCGAAGACGCAGAGATCCTGCGGCTCGCGCGGGAAGACCAGATTCGATTCGCCGAGGCCCTTATCGATCCGCCGGCTCCCAACGCCCGCTTGAGCCGCGCCGCGAAGCGCCATGCCGACTTGATCGAGCGCCGGTGA
- a CDS encoding GNAT family N-acetyltransferase, whose protein sequence is MSPRFVIEPLSRAHDRGGFTCGNERIDLYFRETVSQDVKRNYATCFVALEKATDQIAGFYTLSSSNVPLTAVPQPFARKLPRYPAVPAVLIGWLGRHRDYAGQGLGEALLFDAIKTVADAPIGAHAIFADAIDDNAASFYASFGFVELIKRPRTLFLPIATALSLL, encoded by the coding sequence GTGAGCCCCCGCTTCGTCATCGAGCCCCTCTCGCGGGCGCATGACCGCGGCGGCTTCACCTGCGGAAACGAACGAATCGATCTCTATTTTCGCGAAACAGTCTCGCAGGATGTGAAGCGCAACTACGCCACATGCTTCGTCGCGCTGGAGAAGGCGACGGACCAGATTGCCGGCTTCTACACTCTATCTTCGAGCAACGTGCCGCTGACGGCGGTGCCGCAGCCGTTCGCGAGGAAGCTGCCGCGCTATCCGGCTGTGCCTGCGGTCCTCATTGGATGGCTCGGCCGGCACCGCGATTATGCCGGACAGGGTCTCGGGGAGGCGCTGCTCTTCGACGCCATCAAGACCGTGGCGGACGCCCCGATCGGTGCGCACGCGATCTTCGCAGACGCGATCGACGACAACGCGGCCTCGTTTTATGCCTCGTTCGGCTTCGTCGAGTTGATCAAACGGCCGCGCACGCTCTTCCTCCCGATCGCAACGGCCCTGAGCCTGCTCTAG
- a CDS encoding ABC transporter permease, whose protein sequence is MRIDRKSWRDPLLLGTTVPLTLLMIVFFLVPLAMTGILSFQTTKYYRLIWTWDLATWRDVFGKPFYWTIMLRTVAMSLVCVVLSLAIAMPVAYALATRLGSLQRHVTILITFAFLTDAVLKTFGWILVLDKNGVLNWGLSYLGFGPQALNLLFTPSATMIGMVYNLAVYPMFTIYLSLVRIDRDLQLAAYDAGASRLRTFFEVTLPLSKPGLYAGAVLVFVLSLGAFLEPKVMGGGNSPMASELIRQSFETRVNWPLGAALTLVLIVIGALSLAISALVAMRRRRVASPA, encoded by the coding sequence ATGCGGATTGATCGGAAATCCTGGCGCGATCCCTTGCTCCTCGGCACCACGGTGCCGCTCACGCTCCTGATGATCGTCTTCTTCCTGGTGCCGCTCGCGATGACCGGCATCCTGAGCTTCCAGACCACCAAATATTACCGCCTGATCTGGACCTGGGACCTCGCCACCTGGCGCGACGTGTTCGGCAAGCCGTTCTATTGGACGATCATGCTGCGCACCGTGGCGATGTCGCTCGTCTGCGTCGTGCTGTCGCTCGCGATCGCGATGCCGGTCGCCTATGCGCTGGCGACGCGGCTCGGCAGCCTCCAGCGGCACGTGACCATCCTCATCACCTTCGCCTTCCTGACCGATGCCGTGTTGAAGACGTTCGGCTGGATCCTCGTGCTCGACAAGAACGGCGTGCTGAACTGGGGGCTATCCTATCTCGGGTTTGGGCCGCAGGCGCTCAATCTGCTCTTCACCCCGTCCGCGACGATGATCGGCATGGTCTACAACCTCGCCGTCTATCCGATGTTCACGATCTACCTGTCGCTCGTGCGCATCGACCGCGACCTGCAACTCGCCGCCTATGACGCAGGCGCCTCTCGCCTGCGCACGTTCTTCGAGGTGACGCTGCCGCTCTCGAAGCCGGGCCTCTATGCCGGTGCGGTGCTCGTCTTCGTCCTCAGCCTCGGCGCCTTCCTGGAGCCGAAGGTGATGGGCGGCGGCAATTCGCCGATGGCCTCGGAACTCATCCGCCAGAGCTTCGAGACCCGGGTGAACTGGCCGCTCGGCGCCGCGCTGACCCTGGTGCTCATCGTCATCGGCGCCCTCTCGCTCGCGATCTCCGCCCTCGTGGCGATGCGCCGCCGCCGCGTGGCGAGCCCGGCGTGA
- a CDS encoding ABC transporter permease — MMSDRTKSALVDTLLVGSVALLLAFFYVPIITLVVFSFTGSRMLTLPIETWSTEWYPALFAKGDFIPALKNSALIAAITTIFATVLGAAGPSPGSASASGCRPSSAPSPSRRCSFRSSCSAW; from the coding sequence ATGATGTCAGACCGTACCAAGAGCGCCCTCGTCGACACCCTGCTGGTGGGCTCCGTCGCTCTCCTGCTCGCCTTCTTCTACGTGCCGATCATCACCCTCGTCGTGTTCTCGTTCACCGGCAGCCGCATGCTCACGCTGCCGATCGAGACCTGGTCCACCGAATGGTACCCGGCCCTGTTCGCCAAGGGAGACTTCATCCCGGCGCTGAAGAATTCGGCGTTGATCGCTGCGATCACGACGATTTTCGCGACGGTTCTCGGCGCCGCCGGGCCATCGCCTGGATCCGCTTCCGCTTCCGGCTGCAGACCTTCTTCCGCGCCCTCACCTTCGCGCCGCTGCTCTTTCCGCAGCTCCTGCTCGGCGTGGTGA
- a CDS encoding helix-turn-helix transcriptional regulator — translation MQSAFADWNAAVGRGLEALGTAEFPRALEDAVRAAVPFDIFMVFAYSGPENPICLAHNMDGGRAETVIEAYARGPYLLDPFYGAAIGHEPAGVIRLKSLAPDLFYTSEYFKQHYERTCIRDEVGFLLRPALGTAIVVSVTRPIDGPAFSARDMQTIRAIEPVVRRLGESHWRDIGQRFTPGRRNGAKAGPIDRALDAMAVGHLTPREIEITALVLRGHSNASIADLLKISAGTVKIHRRNIYQKLQIGSQADLFARFIAHLATVS, via the coding sequence GTGCAGAGCGCTTTCGCGGACTGGAATGCGGCCGTGGGCCGGGGGCTCGAGGCCCTCGGCACGGCGGAATTTCCGCGCGCTCTCGAAGACGCAGTGCGGGCGGCGGTGCCCTTCGACATCTTCATGGTGTTCGCCTATTCGGGGCCGGAAAACCCGATCTGCCTCGCCCACAACATGGATGGCGGCCGGGCCGAAACGGTGATCGAGGCCTATGCCCGCGGGCCCTATCTGCTCGATCCGTTCTATGGCGCGGCGATCGGCCACGAGCCGGCCGGGGTGATCCGCCTGAAGTCGCTGGCGCCGGACCTCTTCTACACCTCCGAATATTTCAAACAGCATTATGAGCGGACCTGCATCCGCGACGAGGTCGGCTTCCTCCTGCGCCCGGCGCTGGGGACGGCGATCGTCGTCAGCGTGACGCGGCCGATCGACGGGCCGGCCTTCTCCGCCCGCGACATGCAGACGATCCGCGCGATCGAGCCGGTGGTCCGCCGGCTCGGCGAGAGCCACTGGCGCGACATCGGCCAGCGTTTCACGCCGGGGCGTCGCAACGGGGCGAAGGCGGGGCCGATCGACCGCGCGCTCGACGCCATGGCGGTCGGCCACCTGACGCCGCGGGAGATCGAGATCACGGCTCTCGTGCTGCGGGGCCACTCGAACGCCTCGATCGCCGACCTTTTGAAGATCAGCGCCGGGACAGTGAAGATCCACCGCCGCAACATCTACCAGAAGCTTCAGATCGGCTCCCAGGCCGACCTCTTCGCCCGCTTCATCGCCCACCTCGCGACGGTGAGCTGA
- a CDS encoding ABC transporter substrate-binding protein — protein MLNAAQAASTHYPLVLENCGVEVTFPKAPQRAIGLGQNSAEILLLLGLQDRMVGTAFWPSHVMPQLAAANAKVKLLTVEFPTFESMLAEDPDLVAAALPSLLGPNSKVAKREDFEKVGVPTYLSPSTCLDTKATKDTYGSRDRLWTSALLYQEIDELSRIFDVQDRGQALIADFKAREAALRAMVQNNGTSGKPLSYLFWFSSPSPSADAYVGGKNGASGYIANLLGGTNAIASEAEWPTVGWESIIAANPGVIVAASLDRNRWELDKSDAKVRFLTTDPALSELPAVKSKAIVVMDGQAMKPGVRTIYGAEQVAAQLKALGLLR, from the coding sequence ATGCTGAATGCGGCGCAGGCCGCGTCGACGCATTATCCCCTCGTCCTCGAGAATTGCGGGGTCGAGGTCACGTTCCCGAAGGCGCCGCAGCGGGCGATCGGTCTCGGGCAGAACAGCGCCGAGATTCTCCTTCTGCTCGGGCTACAGGATCGGATGGTCGGCACCGCCTTCTGGCCCAGCCACGTCATGCCCCAGCTCGCCGCGGCCAACGCCAAGGTGAAGCTCCTCACGGTCGAGTTCCCCACCTTCGAATCGATGCTGGCCGAAGACCCCGATTTAGTCGCCGCGGCCCTGCCGAGCCTGCTCGGTCCGAACAGCAAGGTCGCCAAACGCGAGGATTTCGAAAAGGTCGGCGTGCCGACCTACCTCTCGCCGAGCACCTGCCTCGACACCAAGGCGACCAAGGACACCTACGGGAGCCGTGACCGCCTGTGGACGAGCGCGCTCCTCTATCAGGAGATCGACGAGCTTTCCCGTATCTTCGACGTCCAGGATCGCGGCCAGGCCCTCATCGCCGACTTCAAAGCGCGCGAGGCCGCCCTGCGCGCAATGGTCCAGAACAACGGCACGAGCGGCAAGCCGCTCTCCTATCTGTTCTGGTTCTCGAGCCCGTCGCCGTCCGCGGACGCCTATGTGGGCGGCAAGAACGGTGCCTCGGGCTACATCGCCAACCTGCTCGGCGGCACCAACGCGATCGCGTCGGAGGCGGAGTGGCCCACGGTCGGGTGGGAGAGCATCATCGCCGCCAACCCGGGCGTGATCGTCGCCGCGAGCCTCGACCGCAATCGTTGGGAACTCGATAAGTCCGACGCCAAGGTGCGCTTTCTCACCACGGACCCCGCCCTCAGCGAACTGCCGGCCGTGAAGTCGAAGGCGATCGTCGTCATGGACGGCCAGGCGATGAAACCCGGCGTGCGCACGATCTACGGCGCGGAGCAGGTCGCCGCGCA